ACAAGTCCGTGAAGAAACAACAACAACAATTTGGACCGCAGGTATTGAACAAAATGACGTCGCAAGCGATTCGGGCAAATCTCTTGAAGCAGCACAACGTGGTGGACGTATTGAAACCGATGGATTCTTACGTGCTAAGGGTCGTGAGGATGTATATGTTGTCGGTGATAACATGTACTATATCGTTGAAGGTGAAGACCGTCCCGTACCACAAATGGTTGAAAATGCTGAACACAGTGCTGGAACTGCTGCAAACAATATCGCGGAATCAATTCGTGGTGGCAACAATCTAAAAACATATAAACCTGCATTCCATGGTGTTATGGTGTGTATCGGTGGTAAATATGGGGTAGCTCATGTTGGACTTCCAAACTTCATGTTCTCACTTCCTTCATTCTTCGCAATGTTTGCGAAACACTTTATTAACATTGTATATTTCATTCAAGTCATGGGTTGGACAAAGATTTTCAGTTACCTTAAACATGAATTCTTTACAATCCGTAACCAACGTAGCTTTGTAGGTGGTCACCTATCAAATCGTACACCAAGCTTCTTATTGATGCCTGTACGTGTATGGTTGGGTGCTGTATGGTTGTTTGAAGGACTTTACAAATGGCTCGCAGAAGGATGGCTTGAAGAATTCAAACTTCCTGACTTCTTTAAATATGCAAACATGTTCTATGACAATATTATTGACAGTGCAACTGCTGCTTATTATCATGTAGGAACTGAAGTAGCACTTAAGGGCTCAGATATGATTTCTGCAGCAACCGGTGATGCTGGATCAGGCGCTACAGGCGATGCTGCATCGGGTGCGACTGGAGCTGGAGGCGGAACTGCATCAGCAGGTGAATTATTATTTAATGTTCGTTTCTTCAATGTGTTCCACTTAATCTTTGTTTCTTCAACTGCACTTGAATCAGCAAAACTTGAAAACTATGCATTCAAACTAAACGTTCCACTTATGAACTGGTTTGTTGAAAATGTAATTCTTGCAAATCCTGATTTTGGTATGATTATGCAAGTATCAATCGTTATTATGGAAATCTTAGTAGGTCTTGCATTAATTGCAGGTCTATTCACAACATTATCTGCAGGTGTATCAATTGTATTACAATTGATGTTCCTCATGACTACTGGTTGGTATCTATCAGGTGCTTGGATGTTCTTTGCAAGCTTTGCAGTATTAATCGGTGGTGGACGTACACTGGGTCTTGATTATTGGGTAATGCCATGGCTTAAGAAGCAATGGACAAAAATTCCGTTCTTTAAGAAGTGGTACCTCTATCACGAGTAATTGGTGAGTCTCAGTGAATGAACTAATCAAAAAAAACTTAGAGATGGTAAATGCGGAGGTTGATAATTTATTGTCAACCTCTCCTTTACTCATTCGGCAGTATATGACGCATTTGGGGAAAGCTAAAGGAAAAGGCATTCGTGCGAGCGCAGTTCTTGCAAGCTCAATCACAAATGAAAATGACATTCCTTTGGACGCAATTCACTTTGCAAGTGCGATTGAACTGCTACATCTTGCATCACTGGTTCATGATGATGTGATGGATGATGCAAAAGTTAGACGTGGAATCACAACTCTTAATGAAAAATACGGACGGAAAACCGCAGTCATTTGCGGAGATTATGTGCTTGCTTTAGCACTGAAATCCTTCGCAAAAATTGAAGATGGGGCGAAATATTCCGGATTCAGTTTATCAACAACAATGGAAGACTTGGCATTGGGTGAGTTGAATCAACACATCAACAATGGCAATCTATACATATCAATACCTGAATACCTTGCAATTATTAAAGGAAAAACAGCTGCTTTATTTGAAGCTTCATTCTATGCAGGCGCAATTACAAGTGGTGTCGATAATGAAGAAGTTGAAAAGTATAAACCCTTTGGAAACAATGTGGGTATGATTTTTCAATTGATGGATGATTGTCTTGATTATGAATCATCTGAAGCTGTGGCATTAAAACCCGTAGCCTCTGATTTTTCACAAGGGGTTATCACATTGCCACTCATTCATGCATTTGATGAAGAACCAGAGTTAAGAACAACATCATTGACACGTGAAATTGTTATTGATCGTGTTAAGAAGTATTCAGGCGTACCTTTTACAAAAATGAAAGCTCAAAAATATTATGATGAAGCGATTGCGATTTTGGAAACATTGAATGTGAGTTCAATGAAGAAGGATCAACTTCAATTCATTCTTGATAAGTCAATGGGGAAAATATGATTAAACGACTTTTTAAATTTGTTGAGATACAGACAAAGATCACAAGTTTCTTTACGTTTATGCTCATGATTGGTGTTATGATTTATCATAACATTAACATTGACCTGATAAAGACTTGTGTCTTTTTCTTAGGGATGTTTATCTTTGATCTCACTACAACCGCAATAAATAACACAATTGATTCTAAAACAAATGGTCAAGACTTAGGGTTTACCTATACTCAAGGCAAGATGATGTGTTTTGGACTCTTCGCAATTAGTACCATTCTCGGGATTGCACTTGTAATACTCACCGATTGGATTGTCCTTTTATTAGGCATGTTCTGTTTTGCAGTCGGGGTTCTTTACACCTATGGACCTGTCCCGATATCACGAACACCCTTGGGTGAGTTTTTATCCGGAATCTTATACGGATACTTTATTCCCTTTATCTTATTGTATATCAATATCGGACACGATTTACTGTCCGTGAGTGTCGGTGAAATCATCACGCTTAACGTTCATACGAAAATGTTTATCGGATTTGTGATTGCGGGATTTATTCCCACACTGCTAACCGCAAATATTATGCTGGGCAATAATACCTGTGATGTTGAAGCGGATGTGAAGGTCAATCGATTCACACTGCCATTTTATATTGGTAAACCAAACGCAGTAATCTTAATGCGAATCTTATATGCACTTGTGTATGTTGGTGTGATTGTTGGGGTAGTATGTGGGGTGTATCATCCCATTGTGCTTCTGACACTCGCAACAGCACCTGTTGTCATGAAGCATGTTAATGTGTTCAAAGAAAAAATGATTAAGCGTATTTCATTTGTGAATGTCATTAAGAATTTCATTCTTGTCATGGTTGTGCTTAACGCCTTGGTTTATCTGAGCATCTTACTTTAGGGATTTACAAAAATATAAGACCAGCCACAAAAATCGAAGGGGTAACAATGATTAAAAGACTTTTAAAATTTATTGAGATACAAACCAAGATTACTAGCCTCTTCCCATTTTTACTCATGATTGGGTTTATGATCAGTCATAGCATTGATATTGACATTGTAAGAACAAGCATCTTCTTCTGGGGGATGATTTTCTTTGACCTCACCACAACCGCGATTAATAACACTATTGATTCAAAAACAAATGATCAAGACTTAGGGTTTACCAACAATCAAGCAAAGATAATGTGTTTTAGCTTACTTGCAATCAGCACGTTAATGGGCATCATTCTTGTTGTGTTGACGGATTGGATTGTACTTATATTAGGCATGTTCTGTTTTGCGGTAGGGATTCTCTATACGTTTGGTCCTATTCCGATATCACGCACGCCAATGGGGGAGTTTTTCTCTGGGATTTTACATGGATATTTCGCCCCATTTATCTTGCTTTATATTAATGTTGGCGCAGCGCTTTTATCAATTGAATTTGGTGACGCTATTTCTATACAAATCCATACCCAAATGTTTGTGGATTTGATGATTGTTGGGATGGTACCAACGCTTCTGATTGCGAACATTATGTTGGGTAATAATACCTGTGATGTGGAAGCGGATGTGAAGGTGAATCGATTCACGTTACCCTTTTATCTGGGTAAACCCCTGTCCATCGTTTTAATGCGCATCCTCTATGCCGGTGTCTATGTGGGTATCATTAGTGGTGTCGTATGGGGTGTGTATCATCCCATTGTACTGATAACGCTTTTTACAGCACCGATTGTTATGAAGCATGTGAGTGTCTTTAAAGAAAAGATGATCAAACACATCTCATTTGTGAATGTCATCAAGAATTTCATGCTTGTAATGGGTGTGCTTAATGTAATGGTTTATCTTAGTATCTTACTGTAGAGTGTACATTGTGCACTCTTTTTTATATGTCAGGCAAGGCATCTATCGAGGTGGTGCAAGTTTAGCCCCAGGTATTTACCACCATGTTGCATTAGTGCAATAAGCTAAAAATCAGTGATGATGCTATAAATCCAATGTACAAAAGGCAAATTTAAAAACTACTAGACTGTAAATCAAGAGGTTTTGAATGACAAAAGATAGGTGTGTTAAAGTCGTATGTTTCCCATTGATTCTGTGATCATCCCACAATGTGTTACAGCCATTTCACCCCTTTTTTATACAAAATAAACATGATTCTCTATTTTAGCATGTCCTCCGAGCTTAACTTTTCGTCCAGCACCATCCCGTATCACCATTTTCTTATCGTGGTTTATCCCCTTTTCAAGTTCTTTAGCTTTGTGGTATATATAAACCAGGTGATCTACATGTCCTGGCTTTGCTTAAAAGCCCCTGGCTTGTTTTCTATAAATACTACTGATATTGTGTAGTGACCAACATTATCATGTTAATGGATATTAAAAAAGAGGGATAAACCCTCATAAAATATTATTCATCGTGTTCAATGACATCCACATCAACGACTTCACCGTTTTGATGTGCACTTGCCAGACGTGTTTGACGTTTAGAGTGGAAGATGATTTCAACCGCTATCCCTAAAGCAACAACCAGTCCGATTGTTATCATCCAAAGGATAATTCCGGCTAAATCTGCAAATCCTTCACCAGAGTGTGCAAACATATAGAACAGTGAAACAAAGGCGATGATGTATCCGACAATAAAGATCATAAATGCTAAGCTGTATTTAAATGAAGTTAAGATGAAGAAATAGATTCCTACACCAACTCCTACAAATACATAATTGAGTAATACATGCCAGTCAAATGGGGATTTCAACAATCCAAAGACCGCAATCGAAAATAGTAGAACCGTTAATGCAGTAAAACTTAGGCTAATAATTAATTTATTCTTAAGTGTTAATCGGTTTAACATAAGATAGCCTCCTTCTCCTTAAATCTATTCTAACAAACTACCCCTAAGAGATTCAATCATTATGTTATCGAGTTTTAAGCCGTTTTCTACATAGGACTCAAAGCTGCCATAAACATGATCTATTTCATCAAAGGTTGCTTGTAAATAATCGGGTGATACAAACGTGAGCGCATGGTAATCCTCGTCACTAAGGCTCATCGGCCCGTTTCGTTTGCGTGTTGCTTCAATTAGGGCTTCGACGTCCTTCTTTGGTTGATTATTTGTAAGCAGATACTCGTTCATTAATGTATCAAAATCTGCACCTAACAGCTTTAAAATGAGTGCTGCAGTGTATCCGGTGCGATCTTTACCAGCAGAACAGTGGAAATACGTACTGTTGTGATTGTTCACAACACATTCAATGAAGCGTTTGTGCTGTGTAAGCGTAAAGGGATTCGTAACAAATGATTGGTACATGGGAATCATAAATCCCTTGAAATCATGATTCTTTAGTTTGTTCATGATATCCTTTGGATCAGCACTGGTGCTTGATAATTCTGGCATCAGTTGCAAGGATACATCCATAACCCCTGGAATGATGATATTCGGGTGATCATGACGTTCGTCTTGACTGCGTAGGTCTAGGACGGTATTAATATCAAGTTGATTGTGAAACGTGTTTTGGTCTTCTAAGGATATTGAATCCAAAGGTCCCCCACGAAACAGCTTGGACTTAGTCGTGCCATAGGCTGTCTTAATTCCCCCCAATGATCTAAAATTCCGTATCGATTGCATATGTGTCCTCCAAAAAATATCATATCATGAAACACCGGTATGATTGTGTTTTTTCTTAACAAAAGCTGTGAAAATCACCAAAATATTAAACAGATTTTATCACTGTTTCATATTAATGAAAATTCCTGAAATGAAATTAATATTATTTTATAGTATACTATTTAGTAGTATCAGTTTTGTGAAAGAGGTGAACTCAAATGAAATATACAAGGCGATTGAAAATTATCTGGTTTGCATTTTTATTAATTGTTGCATTCAGTTTCCTTGCACAGGATTTTTTGGGTCGATCTCTGGGGATGGATACAGCTATTTATGCTGTTTTGTTTATGTTTTTATTTCTGCAATTACGTGACATTATTAAGCATAATGACGAAGAATAAATGGGGAGAAGCTTATGGAAAAATTATTAAAGCTAAGAAATCGAAAATTCACAACTGTGATCGTTGTAGGATTAACTTTACTTGGCATGGAAATGATATTTTTGTCACGTCCAGTTATGAACTCAATGCGTATGATTATGAATCAAAGTCATCAACCAATATCAACATCAGAGAAACTCAATGATGTTTCTGTGAATGATATTGTTGTATTGGATAGTGAATTTATCGATGCATCCGGATTTGGTTATTATAGCAATGATAAACTCGTAATTGATTATACTTTGGGTGCATTTGAAGATGAATATATTTTGGTAGTACAGCCTTTAGGGAAGGGAATTACTAAAACAGTCCTTGTTGATCGACAAGTACAGTTTGTAGGTAAACGCGTAAATGATCATGATTCTGTGAAAGCACGCGCCTCAATTGTGAGTGATTTTGCGGATTATTATGAGATAACTGAAGAAGAGGCAGAAACATACTTTGCACCTGAAATTATTGAATTTGTTGGAGTGGTTGGTGATGTACCTTTATGGCCAATCGTTGTGATCGCTGGGACTGCACTGATTGTGATTGGTCTTGCTGCTTATGTGAAGAAAAGCCACCAGAAAAAAATTAAAGAAGTGTTGGAATATGATGAAGCACTACACATTGCATCACAACTCGAACTCCCTGAATTTCAAACGAAGCATGCAATTCTTGTTGATAAGTATCTAATCAATAAAAATGCGTGGAATGCAAAACAACAGTTTATTATGAAAGATACCATTGCTTGGGCTTACATGCATACAATGAGAAACTCATTTTATGGGATACCAATCCATAAATCGTATTCAGTGATGATCTATGTTAATGGGACAAAAAAACCAATTCAGATTTCAATGACTGAACACCAAGTCCAAACCTTGCTCTCAATGCTTCATGAAATGAATCAGGGTGTTGTAGTTGGGTATACTCAGTCATGGATTAAGCTTTGGAAGAAAACATTAAATAAAGCTGATTTTAGACAATTGATTCTTGAAACCCAAGAAAGTAACTAAGCGCATGTGCGCTTTTTTTATCAAGAAAGATAAAGGATAGCATATAAAAAAACCACTTTTGAAGTGGTTAATTGTCATCATGGTACTCCGTCACGGGCTCGAACCGTGGACCCACTGATTAAGAGTCAGTTGCTCTGCCGACTGAGCTAACGGAGCATGTGCTTTATTATTATACTATTTTGAGCGGATTGTTCAAGTCTTTTTGATAAAAATCATTAAAAAGAGGGGCGATCAATCGGAATTTTATGCCTATAAATTGAAGCGCATCTGTGGTTGAAGTATAATGACTGTAAAGGGGTATGAAAGGGGCATAATCATGATACAAACAGAGCTCGTAGTGATTGGGAAAGGCCCAGCGGGGATTCAAGCATCAATCTATGCGGCACGTGCAGGGGTTGATACAATTGTAGTCGGTAAAGATATCGGAATGATTGAAAATGCTACAATGATTCAAACATTTTTGGGATACGAATTGATCAGTGGGTCTGAGCTCATTTCCAAAGGGATTGAACAAACTCAGAAAATGGGTGTGCCAGTTATCAGTGATGAAGTCGTATCTATTTCACATGATGGTTCCTATTTTAGAGTTGAAGCAATCCATGAAACCTACGAATGCTTATCAGTGCTGATTGCGACCGGTGCAAAACGCTCTGTTTCTAAGATTCACAATCTCAATGCATTCATGGGTAAGGGGGTATCAACCTGCGCAGAATGTGATGGTTTCTTCTTTAAAGACAAAAAAGTAGGTGTGATAGGACATCGTCATTATGCAGCCCATGAAACAAACACACTTCTTAAGATTACTCCAAATGTAACTTTATATACAAATGGGAAAGATCCAGAGTGTGAATTTGACGAACGTGTTATAATAAATAAAGAAAGTATAAAAGCGGTTATTGGAGATCATAAGGTCAAAGGATTAGAGCTAGAGAGTGGTTATGGTGAACTTGATGGTGTGTTTATTGCGCTGGACAGTGCATCATCCATTGATCTTGCTTCAAAACTTGGAGCACTCATCGAACACAACAAAATATGTGTGAATGCGAACCAAGAGACCACAGTACCTGGGCTTTTTGCTGCGGGTGATTGTACCCCTGGAATTCAACAAGTTGCGAAAGCTGTAGGTGATGGATGTACCGCTGGAATGAACAGTGCGGTATATATCCGTAATCGTAAACATAAGATTAGAGGTAGTTAAATGTCAAATAAAGAATTAATTGAGAATTGCGTCTTGTTAGATCAAAAGTCGTATGAAGACCTGACGTATCTTTTTAAAATGTTTGCTGATTCAACACGGTTGAAAATCTTCACTGTGCTTGCATATAAAGAATGCAGCGTGAATGAGTTGACGGAAGTTTTAGGCGTTACCCAATCCGCAGTATCACATCAACTGTCTACGTTGCGTGCTGCAAACCTCGTGAAATATCGAAAAGATAAACAAACGGTCTATTATTCACTCCAAGATAATCACGTCATGATGATCTTTAAACAAGCACTGGAACACGTGAAAGAATAACCTCACAATTTGATTGATTTTCCGCATGAGATGTATGACGTTTCATGAAAGAATTTTAACTGTTTACATTTCTATATGAAAAATGTATAATGGGTGTATGTTTGAAGGCAAAGGATGGTTTCGATGCAACAAGAATTGTTGAATAATGGGTATTTCTGGCAAAAGCTAGATTCACTAGTACTCTCTACAAACTTAGTGATTTCACAACCGAAAGGTTCACGTCACCCGCAGTATCTT
This DNA window, taken from Erysipelothrix larvae, encodes the following:
- a CDS encoding FAD-dependent oxidoreductase produces the protein MGTKIVVVGAGYAGVLTAKKLAKKFKKNSDVQVTIIDKNPFHTMLTELHEVAACRVDEESIRMDLKKIFAGRRVDVKLDTVETVDFDAKKVVGKHETYDYDYVVIASGSKPTYFGVPGAKENSFTLWSYDDAVILRDHIHNTFHAASCEPDLAKRRKMLTFHVVGAGFTGVEMMGELAEYVPVLCHKLSLDPSDVTMVNLDGMNRVVPILPEKLSAKVERRLAKMGVRVELNAMVKEVGADFVVYERDGKQVREETTTTIWTAGIEQNDVASDSGKSLEAAQRGGRIETDGFLRAKGREDVYVVGDNMYYIVEGEDRPVPQMVENAEHSAGTAANNIAESIRGGNNLKTYKPAFHGVMVCIGGKYGVAHVGLPNFMFSLPSFFAMFAKHFINIVYFIQVMGWTKIFSYLKHEFFTIRNQRSFVGGHLSNRTPSFLLMPVRVWLGAVWLFEGLYKWLAEGWLEEFKLPDFFKYANMFYDNIIDSATAAYYHVGTEVALKGSDMISAATGDAGSGATGDAASGATGAGGGTASAGELLFNVRFFNVFHLIFVSSTALESAKLENYAFKLNVPLMNWFVENVILANPDFGMIMQVSIVIMEILVGLALIAGLFTTLSAGVSIVLQLMFLMTTGWYLSGAWMFFASFAVLIGGGRTLGLDYWVMPWLKKQWTKIPFFKKWYLYHE
- a CDS encoding polyprenyl synthetase family protein — protein: MNELIKKNLEMVNAEVDNLLSTSPLLIRQYMTHLGKAKGKGIRASAVLASSITNENDIPLDAIHFASAIELLHLASLVHDDVMDDAKVRRGITTLNEKYGRKTAVICGDYVLALALKSFAKIEDGAKYSGFSLSTTMEDLALGELNQHINNGNLYISIPEYLAIIKGKTAALFEASFYAGAITSGVDNEEVEKYKPFGNNVGMIFQLMDDCLDYESSEAVALKPVASDFSQGVITLPLIHAFDEEPELRTTSLTREIVIDRVKKYSGVPFTKMKAQKYYDEAIAILETLNVSSMKKDQLQFILDKSMGKI
- a CDS encoding UbiA family prenyltransferase, with product MIKRLFKFVEIQTKITSFFTFMLMIGVMIYHNINIDLIKTCVFFLGMFIFDLTTTAINNTIDSKTNGQDLGFTYTQGKMMCFGLFAISTILGIALVILTDWIVLLLGMFCFAVGVLYTYGPVPISRTPLGEFLSGILYGYFIPFILLYINIGHDLLSVSVGEIITLNVHTKMFIGFVIAGFIPTLLTANIMLGNNTCDVEADVKVNRFTLPFYIGKPNAVILMRILYALVYVGVIVGVVCGVYHPIVLLTLATAPVVMKHVNVFKEKMIKRISFVNVIKNFILVMVVLNALVYLSILL
- a CDS encoding UbiA family prenyltransferase; amino-acid sequence: MIKRLLKFIEIQTKITSLFPFLLMIGFMISHSIDIDIVRTSIFFWGMIFFDLTTTAINNTIDSKTNDQDLGFTNNQAKIMCFSLLAISTLMGIILVVLTDWIVLILGMFCFAVGILYTFGPIPISRTPMGEFFSGILHGYFAPFILLYINVGAALLSIEFGDAISIQIHTQMFVDLMIVGMVPTLLIANIMLGNNTCDVEADVKVNRFTLPFYLGKPLSIVLMRILYAGVYVGIISGVVWGVYHPIVLITLFTAPIVMKHVSVFKEKMIKHISFVNVIKNFMLVMGVLNVMVYLSILL
- a CDS encoding tyrosine-protein phosphatase, encoding MQSIRNFRSLGGIKTAYGTTKSKLFRGGPLDSISLEDQNTFHNQLDINTVLDLRSQDERHDHPNIIIPGVMDVSLQLMPELSSTSADPKDIMNKLKNHDFKGFMIPMYQSFVTNPFTLTQHKRFIECVVNNHNSTYFHCSAGKDRTGYTAALILKLLGADFDTLMNEYLLTNNQPKKDVEALIEATRKRNGPMSLSDEDYHALTFVSPDYLQATFDEIDHVYGSFESYVENGLKLDNIMIESLRGSLLE
- a CDS encoding DUF6709 family protein produces the protein MEKLLKLRNRKFTTVIVVGLTLLGMEMIFLSRPVMNSMRMIMNQSHQPISTSEKLNDVSVNDIVVLDSEFIDASGFGYYSNDKLVIDYTLGAFEDEYILVVQPLGKGITKTVLVDRQVQFVGKRVNDHDSVKARASIVSDFADYYEITEEEAETYFAPEIIEFVGVVGDVPLWPIVVIAGTALIVIGLAAYVKKSHQKKIKEVLEYDEALHIASQLELPEFQTKHAILVDKYLINKNAWNAKQQFIMKDTIAWAYMHTMRNSFYGIPIHKSYSVMIYVNGTKKPIQISMTEHQVQTLLSMLHEMNQGVVVGYTQSWIKLWKKTLNKADFRQLILETQESN
- a CDS encoding NAD(P)/FAD-dependent oxidoreductase — protein: MIQTELVVIGKGPAGIQASIYAARAGVDTIVVGKDIGMIENATMIQTFLGYELISGSELISKGIEQTQKMGVPVISDEVVSISHDGSYFRVEAIHETYECLSVLIATGAKRSVSKIHNLNAFMGKGVSTCAECDGFFFKDKKVGVIGHRHYAAHETNTLLKITPNVTLYTNGKDPECEFDERVIINKESIKAVIGDHKVKGLELESGYGELDGVFIALDSASSIDLASKLGALIEHNKICVNANQETTVPGLFAAGDCTPGIQQVAKAVGDGCTAGMNSAVYIRNRKHKIRGS
- a CDS encoding ArsR/SmtB family transcription factor, which encodes MSNKELIENCVLLDQKSYEDLTYLFKMFADSTRLKIFTVLAYKECSVNELTEVLGVTQSAVSHQLSTLRAANLVKYRKDKQTVYYSLQDNHVMMIFKQALEHVKE